From the Triticum urartu cultivar G1812 chromosome 4, Tu2.1, whole genome shotgun sequence genome, the window TGAGTGTACCCTAGTAGGGAagccttttttttcttttctaaaGCAACCGTAAATACTAGTATAACGCATACCTGAAACAATCAGCTTATCCAATCCACGCTCATGGAGATTGTCCAAACCCACCGCCTCGTCCATGGCCTGCAGAGCCACGCGTGCACATTTATCATCAAATAGCAATATCGATGGGTCGAGCAAATTAATCGAAACACCTCACACAGCAGACGAGTTAAAAAAAGATACCTGCCCTGGAGATGGCATGTCGCTGCCGGGCGATCCCAGCGACTCGTGTATAGTTACTCCGTCCTCCTCCGCCGCATCACATCCCTGCGCAATCAATGTAAACTCTGCGACGAGAGAGGTGCTGGCTGTCGTTGATATTTCTGGATAGCTGTGATTAGACCGATAGAGAATGCACAACACCATCTCGTCGACGTTGTCGTGCTGATTCTCTAGCGAGAATTCCGCCATGCACCACCCGGTACGCGCAGGTACTCCACCACTGTCAGTGAGCATGTAGGACAGCTTTCTCTTGAGCAACAAAATGGACTTGTCCGCGTCAAGTATTGACGTGCGATTCTCCGGCCGCCAGATGCCGCCACCGTCAACATGGCGGCATCGTCTCCCCCTCGTGCCTGGTGCCGGATGGCTATGGAAATAGTAGAATTCCTGTTTCCCACCCGGAGCATGCATTTTGCCTTTAACGAGTTCATAAGGGGGCGCAGAATGGACGTTCACCTTGTAAACTTTGGGAAGTAAAGGCCTTGATCCGGCGTTCAAATCCTTGAGAAGGTTGAAATGCTCAAGATCGGCCATGGACATCTTCGCATCCCACGCTTTCCCCCCTACCGCCGTAGCGACATCCGCCACCTTAGTCTCAGCGGCCTTGATCCCCTTAGTAGGCACCTTCTGGGCGGGGCAGAAAGACACTGGCCTACTCCGCTTGCGCGAACACTTGACCAGCTCCTCCACCACCGTCGCCAACTTCCCCCTCTCCGCCTCAGCCGCAGACGCCTTGCCCTTATTGGCGAGCCGAGAAACCATCGACTTACTGTGCCTGCTCGAACTCTCCACCACCAGCGCCGCCTTCCCCTTCTCCACCACCCAAGGCCGCCTGCGCGGACTCTCCAGCTCCTCCTCCACGGGTTCGGTCAGGGGCTTGTCCCCCTCCCCTGCCTCATCCGCAGCCGGCGCCGCCTGCCATACCATCCTGCTCTTCCTCGGAGAAGCCCGCTCAAGGTGACCGCTGGCCACGGAGGGCAAAGCTGGCTTTCTGCGCGCGAGGGGCGGCGCTCTGAGGGGTTTCGGATGACCAACTTCTTTTTGCACGGGAGAGTTAGACGCGTTGCGGCTGTACCAGGGGTTTAGTTTCAGGGGTTTAGTTTAGGGCATCAAGTGAGAAACCGAGAGAAGTTGTCCGATGGGCCGCGCACATACTATTAATGGGCCGGACGATTGTGTTCCTCGTTCGTATCGACAGCAGCAACCTCGCCTTTACCTAAatataaaataataataataataataataataataataataataataataataaaggatCTCTCCGCCTCCGAGCGACGAATTCCGATCGGCTATCAAAAATGGACGGCCGCCGTATGGCACTTCCGTTTCGGACATTCCATGGCATGGTGCTCGCTGCTTGGTAGTCACTCACTTAGGTAACCCTATTTCTGGCTACGAATTGTCAACTTATCGCACAAGGTAGACGTGACGTGCACTTTCCTAGTCCACTTGCAGCCGACCttccccccctttcctccttttccggATTCTAGTTGTTTTTTTCCTCTATTTCTTATTTTCCGTTCTGTTTTTTTTGTCTTTtaatttttcattttcttttgtCCTTTTTTTGTTTccatttttattttgttttcttttgaaAGGTCGATGCTATGCGCCGGTCGACTGGTGCGAGCGATCGACCGgtcatgtcagtgacccaaaggacAGCAATACTGAAGATGCAATACAGAGCACCATACCTGTTGAAGAGATTGTCGACAACAACAAGACTGGAATAGTACCGGCTCCTCGGCCCAAGTTGGCGCGGCCCAAGAATCTTCCCCAGTGGCTTGCAAGCCCGAACTAAGCCTGTTAGCGGGTATAACGTTTAAATAAGCACAATCCTTCTCTTTCTCGTTTCGGCAACGATTGGGACGGCTTAGAACGGTCGTCCTGTATCTGGATAGAGGTGAGGGAGGTTGGGTAGTATTCCTCTACCAATTTCAAATTCATAGCTTGAGATGGATGAATTCATGGCATGACTGACGAATTCGGTGAGAAGCTCacagttggtatcagagcctccgTCCTGGCGCCACCAATTCATCCCCACCGCATGAGGTACGGCGACCGGCGACGACGACAAGTCATGGAGAAGCTCAGCACCAAAGGCCGCGCCGTCTACGAGCCGCCGCGCCATTAATTCGTTAGCGACTTGGACATAAGCTGCAAGCACAAGGTGAGACGCTTCTCCAATCCATGGGCAAAATCATCGAGGGAAACAACGCGACCCTC encodes:
- the LOC125553171 gene encoding uncharacterized protein LOC125553171, with amino-acid sequence MVWQAAPAADEAGEGDKPLTEPVEEELESPRRRPWVVEKGKAALVVESSSRHSKSMVSRLANKGKASAAEAERGKLATVVEELVKCSRKRSRPVSFCPAQKVPTKGIKAAETKVADVATAVGGKAWDAKMSMADLEHFNLLKDLNAGSRPLLPKVYKVNVHSAPPYELVKGKMHAPGGKQEFYYFHSHPAPGTRGRRCRHVDGGGIWRPENRTSILDADKSILLLKRKLSYMLTDSGGVPARTGWCMAEFSLENQHDNVDEMVLCILYRSNHSYPEISTTASTSLVAEFTLIAQGCDAAEEDGVTIHESLGSPGSDMPSPGQAMDEAVGLDNLHERGLDKLIVSEVSPGGQLDVELLLLNELNDFLLAPVQVEAEEDHADLDRPDNDPIVEFTVPSLDVADYLQMQNGVESYLQIPNEIDENCTPEVEAQHHQKQKQGLQVGVGGSESSNALEEVGWELDGFWDSILEGDDNIYDAGVRVTEEAAGHGYRISSQVAPFVGELFQTEWEPTDNGQCTLLSEVRPLHNQDDSLDDLTSLANFHP